From Triticum aestivum cultivar Chinese Spring chromosome 4A, IWGSC CS RefSeq v2.1, whole genome shotgun sequence, a single genomic window includes:
- the LOC123084576 gene encoding leucine-rich repeat receptor-like protein kinase PXL1: protein MTLPTVLNDQGIVNSLTENNKKRMWISRRIGEDELYLVHVQRTAGIGLPTTLIVKKFQNVNPTLLIDDNVKNRCKLEMNLLASICHDNIISVLGVIERDEAIMLAYKYEMNSSLEYWLHQREEGDLPLTWPERMAITIGVAKGLCHLLHGCNTPVVHHNINSNNILLDQDFKAVIASFGAAQMSMAELNQPLPIAEIPVGNFGYAAPGEESGHARWSDHLVVGEVEVKDGLVLDGNDIQTISVCSTYQPDCTGRPKRSAQHILNQSIYIGRPTCDPAAESVHEDTYDQQEFP, encoded by the exons ATGACGCTGCCTACTGTGCTCAATGATCAAGGCATAGTCAACAGCCTTACCGAAAATAATAAGAAAAGGATGTGGATTAGCAGAAGGATAGGGGAGGACGAACTGTACTTAGTGCACGTTCAGCGTACTGCTGGCATTGGTCTCCCGACTACACTGATTGTTAAGAAGTTTCAGAATGTGAACCCAACACTACTAATAGATGACAATGTCAAGAACCGGTGTAAGTTGGAGATGAACCTGTTAGCCAGCATCTGTCACGACAACATCATCAGCGTCCTGGGTGTCATCGAGAGGGATGAAGCGATCATGCTTGCCTATAAGTACGAGATGAATAGCAGCCTTGAGTACTGGCTCCACCAGCGGGAGGAGGGCGACCTGCCGCTGACCTGGCCCGAGAGGATGGCCATCACCATTGGCGTTGCCAAAGGGCTGTGCCACTTGCTCCACGGATGCAACACACCAGTTGTCCACCACAACATCAACTCTAACAACATCTTGCTTGATCAGGATTTCAAGGCTGTGATCGCCAGTTTTGGTGCTGCACAAATGAGCATGGCTGAGCTCAACCAACCGTTGCCGATCGCAGAGATTCCCGTTGGTAACTTTGGGTACGCAGCTCCAG GTGAGGAAAGCGGGCATGCTCGATGGAGTGACCACCTTGTTGTCGGGGAAGTTGAAGTGAAGGATGGCCTTGTCCTCGACGGCAACGACATCCAGACCATCTCAGTCTGTAGCACTTATCAACCAG ACTGCACTGGACGACCAAAGCGGTCAGCACAACATATACTGAACCAAAGCATCTACATAGGCCGGCCAACCTGTGATCCTGCTGCAGAGTCGGTCCATGAGGACACCTACGACCAGCAGGAGTTCCCCTGA